The following DNA comes from Carassius carassius chromosome 41, fCarCar2.1, whole genome shotgun sequence.
TCGTGGAGAAAATCGACTTTGAGAGTGAGTTTCTCTTAATGACATCGACTTCTGGTTTTAATGTTGAAGTGTTTCTTATGATGACTGATGTTCTCTGGTGTCCACAGGTGTGTCCAGCATCATGGCGACatcacagtgaacacacacacacactcaatctcatgCCTCAGTttccttttgttttaattttacaataaagTCATTTCAGTTAAGAAATTTGGAGTCTTTTATTACAATTGCACATATTTATGAAGAtgtcaaaaacatttacatttctttaatttgttttcatatttcaCTTTATACAtcggtaagttttttttttgtattttttccttaTGTGTTTGCACTTAAGAGATTGCAAAAATATGGATTTGGGATTTGTATTTAGGAAAGAGATAAAAATGTAAGGAAGCTTGTTTTTTCCACCGGTAACTTGCAGCTATTTATCTCACAGTTTGGAAGGGTTTTTTTCCTCAGCTCTGcacaatataaactcagaactgtgagataattgcaactttttagctaagtttatatctcaccattccaacttttttttttctcagagttaAAAATTTTTATCTTTCAATTCagacttattttttcagaattgtaagaaaaaagtctgaattgtgtgtTAACAACTTTCCTTTTAATGTTTGAATCCAATggcagaaataagcttccatacaAATGTGATTCTGGTTTTGAATTAGatgttttaaatatgcatttataaataataatataacctGTGAATGACAGACTTCCtctgtgtgacaactagccccggtctgaTCTCTGAAGAAGACAAAACTTTAAGGAGAATTAGTGATGTGCTAAATTTTGCcttagtttttaaaatattcaatGTACAATCACTATCACAACAGTCACTTATTAGAATAAATTACTTCAGTCTGTACATGTGTACTGATAATTAATGAGGCTAACTAGAATACCAATAAACCGCGCGTCTCCTGAGCGCGTCATCACGCGGTCTGCGCCGGCGCATGCGCATTTGAGCCGGAGCGCTGTCCAGGGTGCTGAAGCGTGAGCGTCAATCATCTCCATCGAAACGCGTGTCTGATGTCTCCGTGATCGAGGGATGAGGCGACTGATCTCCGAACAGCTGAGCTACTTCAGCACTCTTTACTCTCTTTCACTGAACACAGTCAGAACGAGAAGGGTGATGATATGTTAGGACTAGTTAGAGTTGGGGTTAGTACAATGTTTTACTAGAATAGTTGTTCCTCCCAAGGTTTATTGGGGAAAATGTGTTCACTCTCagttcatctgagatcaggatgagttcgtttcttcatcagatttgtagaaatgtagcattgcatcagtgtctcatcagtggatgctctgcagtgaatgggtgccatcagacgTTTTTAggtaaaatatgagtccataatccataataacacttcctccagtgaaaaagtgcatctgctgttgtctctcacagattagtttagagctgtttaaacgctgcttaatctgtgcagatttctctcctgattcagaccagaacactgtttcactggaggaagtgttattatggattatagactctatgtgtttgagttaaaatcatcttaatgctggatttgtttcatcttttgtcttctccaaatgttcactgatggactggagtgctgtggattattgtgatgtttttatcagctgtttgtactctcattctgacggcacccattcactgcagagcatccattgatgagacactgatgcaatgctacatttctacaaatctgatcaTGTTCATTTATGCATGAACTATTCTTTAACTGATGCCATTCCAAACACATTAAAAGGAGATTTAAAGCTAAATTTGCACACCAATAGTGCAACAGTAATCTATAGATTTACTGAAGTGCATCATTAGAGAGCATTTAAAGGATTTCAATTCTGAACTTTGTGATCTTTTTGCAGAATATTTATTTAGAACTTTATGTTGACAGGTGTGATTCTGCATCTTGATGCATGGATCTAGAGACGCATGctgtaacacacaaacacacaccgttgCATTGCCAAAGAGTTCTTTATTTAAACCAATAAAACAATCTCTTTACTCCACACATTGCTGGAACTCTTTCAGCAGTTAATTTGAGTGTTTTTCCCAATTTAATCACATTAAACATCCAGAGCATCAACTTATATAACATTTAACACATGACAATAATCCATACGGACAAACTGTGCTGCTTTTGAAGGCATCACGAGACGATCCATCCTGACTGGCACATCTTCCATCCGTCTGCAGAAACATCATCGTCTGGTGCTGGAGCTCATCTTCACAGCTgaggacgatgatgatgatgatggtggtggtgaggaatgaGCTCTTCGCTCCTCATGCGTCCTGGTATTGTTTGACTAGTAACCACATGAGCAGAACCGTGATCAACACAATCATAAAGTTCAGAAACAGCTCCTGTGCGGATCGGTCCATCTGAGCCGTTCAGAGCAGAAACACGACAGCTGGAAGACTGGAGAAGATCGGAGCTCtggatcagagagagagagagagagatgtggaaAATAGACAAGTATGCTGGTCATTTAGAATTTAAGCCagtcatctatccatccatctgtctattTATCCTTCCAAGTTTCACCCCCTGCTTGGCTTTGAATCAAACACAAATCTATCATCAGTTTAACTgctgtgagacacacacacacacacacacacacacacacacacacacatttactgtcCCTATCACATATCATAGactattgttttatataaaatgaatTCTAATGATTATAGACaagaaaacaaaatttttaaaggTTCAGAGGTTTGGGcttgctatgtttttttttatgttttaaagtctcttctgctcaccaaagctgtgtttatttgatcaaaaacactttaaaatatttaaatatatgcaatgatatatgaaatattattataagatttataataatatatatataatgtgaatctgtgttaaagtgtaatttatttctgtgatgctccgctgtattttcagcatcattcctccagtcttcagtgtcacatgatcttcagaaatcatgaatatatgatgatttactgctcaagaaacatttctgattattatcagtgttgaacacatcaatatttttgtgaaaactgtgatacattttgaacttttgaaccaaaacttttgaacagtctcCAAACTAAGATTTTAACAGAGGAGGTTATTTTCTCCTCAAAGTAAAACTACAAACACACAGTCATTGAGCAAGAGCTTCCCAAACTACAGCACAGCAGAACCTGAGTTTGCATTAATAATGAAATCCATGCAGCAAAACAGCAAAAGCTTGTCTTTGCAATCATCACGATGTCATGTAACATGTCCAGACGTGTCTGAAACTCCAACATGCATTTCACTGCCCAAAGAGTTTCAGTTAGGTGAAAGAGCGAAGACAGAAGAACATCTTTCTGCAGATGTAGCTGCAGTGCTTCTTACCTGCACAAGGTTCACCTGAAGTCTCTGAGTCCAGCTGTCACATCCCTCAGCTCTTAAAGCAGCCACGCCGGACCGGATTGGAGCAGCAGGGTCCAGCAGGGGGTGAGGTCACAGTATTTAAGCGTCTGCTGAGGGGACGACTGGGTTCTGGATCAGAGTCCAGCTGCTGCAGCTCTTCAGTGGGATGAGGGCGAGCTGCTGTCTCTATTGTTGGTGGTTTACAGACTGACGCCTCTGAACATGAACACACatgtgacagagtgtgtgtgtgtgtgtgtgtgtgtgtgtgtcagaaatgGCCATCATgagatatgtgtgtgtttgaggggtTGAAGTCTCCCCCTCTCCCACTTCTCAGGTTATAAAAAACATTGacatataaaaaatgtttctgtaaAGTTCCAATGTCCAGTTTTCTTGGTATTGCGTTATTTAAACATTCGAACTTTAACTTTATTTTCACCCCAAATATACcgttatttgaacatttatttttcatgaaaCATTCAAATGTTCATTAAACGTTGTTTAAAGCTTACAAAAACGATTCTAACAGAATTTGACAAGTTTTCTTCTAATTATAACACATTTATAGGTTACAAAAATGCTTCTTACAGCATTTTACtactatatttaaatgtttctttttttatatattctaagAACTTTAGAATGTCCATGTTAGAATGTTTTTGtggttataattttatttaaatgttacaaaaacattttcgCTCAAAATAATATCTGAAATTGTGTTAATACTCATAGAATGTTTAACTATCCAATTTTCTTGTAATCATAATGTTATTCAAAAAATGTTTCTTACAGTGTTTTCACCCAAAATATagcatttgaatgtttattttttatattccagGAATGTTCAAATGTAAAGCTTTCTTCTTGTGATCAGAACATTTCTTTGAACGTTCAGGTACAAATAACATCATCCatctctcttctgctcaccagctgcctttagttgatcaaaaacactgcaaacatggatctaaagctgagttttcagcatgaTGACTGCAGATGTGCATGTGTGAAGAATCAGCGTCAGAGATGATGCTTCATGAGACTCGAGTGTGTCGTGTCTTCTTCCATTTACAGGAGCTTGTTGACTTGTATGTGACCTTAAATAACCTCAGGATAATCTTTCCAGAAGGCAGAGCAGATGGAGCATCCTCCTCGGGTTCAGGACAGGAATTCCTCGTGAGTCCACCTGATCCAGGAgcactgttgccatggtgaacGCGACAGTGACGTCAGCGGATAAAGCAGCTCAAAGTGGATACAGTTCTTTAGTAGAACTTAATGTATCATAACCATCTtggtatgtttttatttatttttatacaacaaAAATCGCTTTGAGAATATTGGGTTGAGCAACGTCTGACTCCATCCATCCATGATCTTAGCCTGGGGGCGTGGCTAGCAGTCGGACTGCCCAATGCCAGGCGGGGGGCGTGTTCTCGATACGTGTTTGAAAGCACGTCTGTGCAGTCACAGTGTGTGAAGGGGTCTGTTCTGGAATCCTCCAGAAGATGCAGCGATGCCAAGCCTCCTGAACCTGAGCACATCCACAAATAGACTCCTCCACATTAAAGATGACAGTAATCCCGCTCTCCTTACATCATCAGTCAGAAACCACGCGGTGATTAATGTCGAGAACCGAGACGAATCTTCAGCTGATCTGACACAAGTTCTCACGACTTTTTCACTTTTCATAGTTCTGTAAATAATCGCAAAAACCgaacttaaaattaaaacactgGACTTTTCGATGTTTTAGGAATGTTTCGAAACAATGTTCCTACTACGTTTTAACACCTAAATTTGGGAGCACAGGCGTTCAAAGTTCTTTAATAAAGTTCGCACAGCGTTCTAAACACAAAAACGCTATTTATGGAACATGAAACATTGTAGTTGGATGttctttgaatgttttttataTGTTGCTACATGTTTCCAAAGTAACGTTCACGGAATGTTTGCAGAGTGACACAATAGAATGTTCacttaaccaataaaacatttttaaaaaacgaaCTACTTTGAAACGAGTTGAAACAAACAtcttttatttacacattttaagaTCATTACTAAAAAGCAGATAGCTCTGAATGAACTTTCTATGAATATTACTAGAAGAGCGTTTGtttataactttgagagaaccttgccagaacgTTCCCTCTCATGTTCAGCGTGATGTCTCTATAACACAGAGGAACTGATGGTCAAAACCAGGTTTGATCATCTTGAAAGATCACTGAAGCTTCTAGCTGAATATCTGCAGCGAGGGTAACGGGATCCGGGTGAGTGCTGTGGAGGTTCATCAGGGTGTAGCTGACTGTTTGACTGGATCTCATCCACGTCTCTAGTGTCCACAGGTGCTCGTCTATAAATACGCCTGTCATTTGTTGCTATCACTGTTACATGGGCGTCTCAAGAGACcagctctatttaaaaaaaacttggcGTTTCTTCGGTGAGTTCTTGCCAGGACAatcaacacaaaaacacatgctgGGATCTGTTTCCTGGCGGCGGGACAGAGCTTCACATTAGTGAGGGGTTATGGGTGTTAACTGAGGACACAAGCATAGAAACAGCTCAGAAATGTGTTTTCTGCAAGACTGGTTATAACTTTTTTAAACCAGCTGCATGAAAACACATATTGGTCTAGTATAGTATAACACTTGCTGTGTTAGTATAACACTTTATTTCTGAATGTGCAGTCTTTGTTATGCAAGGGAAGATTCCATtgtatcattttgcaaacattattggAACGTTAcgttgaatgttctctgaacgttaTGAAATAAgtagcaacatttaaaaaacattagatGAATGTCCAAATAAAACTGTCTGTCAATCTCTCCATccgtctctttctgtctctctctgtttttctctgtctctttttgtctgtctctctctgtttttctctttctctctctgtctctctctgtctctgttttcctctgtctgtcacaattcacaattcaaattagctttattggcatgacttgtacagtattgccaaagcattggcaattacataggcaatgaacaaataatcaataaaattaaacagtaaacaaatgtatgaatacatttatacaaaaatgaaaaaaaaaaaaaaaaaatatatatatatatatatatacacatacatacatatatatatatatatatatatatatatatatatatatatatatatatatatatatatatatatatatatatatatatatatatatatacatatatatatatatacacatacatacatatacacatatacatatctacatcaaacaatcaaaatatacaattatttatccatctgagATTCCACTGGTTGTCCTCATTTCATGGCATGTAAAGACATACTTTGCAGCAATTATCTCACATTTGGGCATTTCTCCCAGTATGTATGGGAGTTTCTGTGTGTCTGGTATGTTTTGGAATTCAGGGTATATTTGggaaatgttttcaaagtgtttttgtctgattgtattgtatttggggcatgaggtcagaaagtgcagctctgtctcgatctgtccccggtcacactgggagcagagtctctcctccggtgggagccagctctgtctgtggcgacccttctctatggccaggctgtgttcactcagtctgtatgttgtcaatatttttctcagtttagagcattttattgttctcaggtaatttgccagtgtgaattctctttttagggtcagatagcattgtactttactttgtgttttggtggtttctttccagtattggatatatttttctttctgcttgttgctaatgtggtgtggtctgcttgagctggcgctgctgtcctgaggctgctgggcactggtgactgcagagagtctcaggaccagctggctgaggggac
Coding sequences within:
- the LOC132123317 gene encoding sarcolipin-like, whose product is MDRSAQELFLNFMIVLITVLLMWLLVKQYQDA